The Vicia villosa cultivar HV-30 ecotype Madison, WI unplaced genomic scaffold, Vvil1.0 ctg.000205F_1_1, whole genome shotgun sequence genome has a segment encoding these proteins:
- the LOC131625301 gene encoding 5-OH-xanthotoxin synthase-like encodes MLHEFQALLMEIFVADYIPFTGWIDKVRGLHGRVDRNFKEFDEFYQEIIDEHLDPNREQIKDEEDIVDVLLKLKKQNLSSIDLTFDHIKGVLVDMLVAATDTTSATLVWTLTAIIRNPRVMNKVQEEIRNVGGKQEFLDENDIQNFPFLKAVIKETLRLYLPAPLLVPRESREKCVISGYNIPANTILYVNAWAIQRDPNVWKNPEEFYPERFLESSINFLGQNFELIPFGAGHRICPGMPMAVASIELILANLLYSFDWKLPHGLIKEDIDTEMLPGITQHKKNPLYLVAESPI; translated from the exons ATGTTGCATGAGTTTCAAGCTTTGTTAATGGaaatctttgttgctgattataTTCCATTTACGGGTTGGATTGATAAAGTAAGAGGATTGCATGGTCGAGTTGATAGAAATTTCAAGGAGTTTGATGAATTTTATCAAGAGATTATTGATGAACATTTGGATCCAAATAGAGAACAAATTAAAGATGAAGAGGATATTGTTGATGTCTTACTCAAATTGAAGAAACAAAATTTGTCTTCAATTGATCTCACTTTTGATCACATCAAAGGAGTTCTTGTG GACATGCTTGTAGCTGCAACAGATACTACATCTGCCACATTAGTTTGGACTCTAACTGCCATAATACGAAATCCAAGAGTAATGAATAAAGTACAAGAGGAAATTAGGAACGTTGGAGGTAAACAAGAATTCTTAGATGAAAATGatattcaaaattttcctttTCTGAAGGCAGTGATAAAAGAAACACTAAGATTGTACCTACCAGCTCCACTTCTTGTTCCACGAGAATCAAGAGAAAAATGCGTTATTAGTGGATATAATATTCCGGCCAACACAATATTGTATGTGAATGCTTGGGCTATTCAGAGAGATCCTAATGTTTGGAAAAATCCTGAGGAATTTTACCCGGAAAGATTCTTAGAAAGTTCTATAAATTTTCTTGGACAAAATTTTGAACTAATTCCCTTTGGAGCTGGTCATAGAATTTGTCCCGGAATGCCTATGGCTGTTGCATCAATAGAACTTATCCTTGCCAATCTTCTTTATTCATTTGATTGGAAATTGCCACATGGATTGATAAAAGAAGATATTGATACTGAAATGTTGCCAGGAATCACTCAACACAAGAAGAATCCCCTTTACCTAGTCGCCGAGAGTCCAATATAG